One Nicotiana tomentosiformis chromosome 4, ASM39032v3, whole genome shotgun sequence genomic window carries:
- the LOC104115687 gene encoding kinesin-like protein KIN-4C, with the protein METSEGKDTSQCVRVAVNIRPLVTSELLIGCTDCVTVIPGESQVQIGSHAFTFDYVFGSGGYPSSRIYDECVLPLVDALFQGFNGTVLAYGQTGSGKTYTMGTNFNGEEKTVGVIPNVMNTIFSKVEVMKESTELLIRVSFIEIFKEEVFDLLDGPARVPIQIRETVHGGITLAGVTEAVVRTKEEMASFLLRGSVSRATGSTKMNSQSSRSHAIFTITLEQKRMANCSTNDDGDDILCAKLHLVDLAGSERAKRTGADEMRLREGIHINRGLLALGNVISALGDEKKRKEGAHIPYRDSKLTRLLQDSLGGNSKTVMIACVSPADTNAEETLNTLKYANRARNIQNKAIVNRDPMAAQMQRMRSQIEQLQAELLYVRGDSGAPLEELQILKDKISLLEASNVQLRKELKERRVSCEHLAKCAVDAQVERDRLILKIESAKNGRPWNEIDHSDQDLDLVKKYVTKIQQLEAELLHLQSSSSSKHGEPVDYLGLDYAELLSKDSCSEDSDIKSVDTSGEAEVEEKELEHSSLQEKLDMELKELDKKLEQKEAEMKRFTAVDTSVLKEHYEKKVHELEKEKSALRKEIEALQRNLSNISSNSDESAQKLKQDYLQKLNLLEAQVAELKKKQDAQSQLLRQKQKSDDAAKRLQDEIHRIKSQKVQLQQKIKQESEQFRLWKASREKEVLQLKKEGRRNEYEMHKLMALNQRQKMVLQRKTEEAAMASKRLKELLESRKTSREMAGQAASAAGFQALMQAIEHELEVTVRVHEVRSKYERQMQERARMANEVAELKLQNLSDCMSPSVRSSRISALENMLAISSSTLVSMASQLSEAEEREQRTFSGRGRWNQVRSLADAKNIMNFLFNLASSSRCQLRDKEVECREKDAEIMESKEKVVNLVRQLASQKSEMRQLELQNSELIKQEKLMKLALEHHKGRTNNSDSNVQSNIDGHDYDLRQKGNRSSLLYSGGWNKIELEDMDTSDSDCDQDRTDTDYGTICCSCSKKSECKTSRCECQAVGVSCGVSCGCLPNKCSNRAVSSTKEDNQLPSLDIVGDEGNTSGTDEAEMRQTLASQGAMLLQNALSEKPMESKDKGETKRKPLSDIGNSLAKSKAPKPDRRKKWGKSVIQLVPAAPTTQASNADGSVDAAVTENKVNEIDSTSPLKLPRAMRSALTNGNNTLRERNSETSDPVIDLITPPASARSPHRPANTSDGKEN; encoded by the exons ATGGAGACTTCCGAGGGCAAGGACACATCACAATGCGTGAGAGTTGCCGTGAACATCAGACCTCTGGTTACTTCTGAGCTTCTAATTGGATGCACTGATTGTGTTACAGTTATCCCTGGTGAATCACAG GTGCAAATTGGATCACATGCCTTCACATTTGATTATGTATTCGGGAGTGGGGGCTATCCATCTTCACGTATATACGATGAGTGCGTTTTGCCACTTGTCGATGCTTTGTTCCAAGGCTTTAATGGAACTGTGCTAGCTTACGGTCAG ACGGGTTCCGGCAAAACATATACAATGGGAACAAACTTTAATGGTGAAGAGAAGACCGTCGGAGTAATACCAAACGTCATGAATACTATATTCTCAAAAGTAGAGGTGATGAAGGAGTCCACAGAATTACTGATCAGAGTATCCTTCATTGAG ATTTTTAAAGAGGAGGTGTTTGATTTACTGGATGGGCCGGCTAGGGTTCCCATTCAAATACGGGAGACTGTTCATGGAGGAATTACGTTGGCTGGTGTGACGGAGGCAGTAGTTAGGACGAAAGAAGAGATGGCATCCTTCCTGTTGCGAGGATCTGTGTCTCGTGCCACTGGAAGCACCAAGATGAACAGTCAGTCAAG TCGATCTCATGCCATATTTACAATTACATTGGAACAAAAGAGAATGGCTAATTGCTCGACGAACGATGATGGTGATGACATATTATGTGCCAAGCTTCATTTGGTTGACCTTGCTGGTTCAGAGCGAGCAAAGCGAACTGGAGCTGATGAGATGCGTTTACGAGAGG GTATTCATATCAACAGGGGATTGCTTGCTCTTGGCAATGTAATAAGTGCCCTTGGTGATGAAAAGAAGCGGAAAGAAGGTGCACACATCCCATACAGAGATAGCAAGTTGACACGTCTCTTACAG GACTCACTTGGAGGAAACAGCAAGACAGTTATGATTG CTTGTGTCAGTCCTGCTGACACCAATGCAGAGGAGACCCTTAATACTTTGAAGTATGCAAATCGTGCTCGCAACATTCAGAACAAAGCTATC GTCAACCGTGACCCAATGGCAGCccaaatgcaaagaatgaggagtCAAATTGAACAGTTGCAAGCTGAGCTTCTTTATGTACGTGGAGACTCTGGTGCACCTCTTGAAGAACTCCag ATTCTCAAGGACAAGATTTCTTTGCTTGAAGCAAGCAATGTACAGCTACGGAAGGAGCTTAAAGAACGCCGCGTTAGCTGCGAACATTTAGCAAAATGTGCCGTTGATGCACAG GTAGAAAGGGATAGACTAATTTTGAAGATTGAATCTGCAAAAAATGGTCGACCTTGGAATGAGATAGACCATTCTGATCAG GATTTGGACTTGGTCAAAAAATATGTGACCAAAATTCAACAACTAGAGGCAGAGTTGCTTCACTTACAAAGCTCCAGTAGTTCAAAGCATGGTGAACCTGTTGACTATCTTGGATTGGACTATGCTGAGCTTCTATCAAAGGATTCATGTTCGGAGGATTCTGACATCAAAAGTGTAGATACAAGTG GTGAGGCTGAAGTCGAGGAGAAAGAGCTTGAACATTCTTCTCTTCAAGAAAAATTGGATATGGAGCTCAAGGAGTTGGACAAAAAACTTGAACAGAAGGAG GCTGAAATGAAGAGGTTCACAGCAGTTGATACCTCAGTTCTTAAGGAACACTATGAAAAGAAAGTCCATGagttggaaaaagaaaagagCGCTCTGCGG AAAGAAATTGAAGCTCTTCAGCGCAACCTTTCTAACATTTCATCAAATTCTGATGAAAGTGCTCAAAAGCTGAAGCAAGACTATCTTCAGAAATTAAATCTTCTAGAAGCACAG GTTGCTGAGTTGAAGAAGAAGCAGGatgctcaatcacagcttttgaGGCAAAAACAGAAGAGTGATGATGCAGCAAAACGTCTTCAGGATGAAATCCACAGAATTAAGTCACAAAAG GTTCAATTACAACAAAAGATAAAACAAGAATCTGAGCAGTTCAGGCTGTGGAAAGCATCAAGGGAAAAGGAGGTTCTTCAG CTTAAGAAAGAGGGAAGAAGGAATGAATATGAGATGCATAAGCTCATGGCACTGAACCAGAGGCAAAAGATG GTGTTGCAGCGGAAAACTGAAGAAGCTGCAATGGCCAGTAAACGACTTAAGGAGTTGCTAGAGTCTCGAAAAACATCACGTGAGATGGCAGGTCAAGCTGCTAGTGCCGCAGGATTCCAG GCATTGATGCAAGCAATTGAACATGAACTTGAAGTTACTGTACGGGTGCATGAAGTGCGATCAAAATATGAGCGTCAAATGCAAGA GAGAGCAAGAATGGCCAATGAGGTTGCAGAGTTGAAGTTGCAAAACCTGAG TGATTGCATGTCTCCGAGTGTAAGAAGTTCCAGGATAAGCGCACTTGAAAACATGCTTGCCATTTCATCTAGCACACTTGTTTCCATGGCATCACAGTTGTCGGAAGCAGAAGAGCGTGAACAACGTACCTTTAGTGGTAGGGGAAGATGGAACCAAGTTCGGTCTCTTGCTGATGCAAAAAATATTATGAACTTTTTATTTAACCTCGCATCATCTTCTAG ATGCCAGCTAAGGGATAAAGAAGTTGAATGCAGAGAAAAGGATGCTGAAATCATGGAGTCGAAGGAAAAAGTTGTAAATTTGGTCAGACAGCTAGCGTCGCAAAAGAGTGAAATGAGACAGCTAGAGTTGCAAAATAGTGAACTGATTAAGCAGGAGAAGTTGATG AAATTGGCTTTAGAACACCACAAGGGAAGGACAAACAACTCTGACTCTAATGTGCAAAGTAACATTGACGGGCACGATTATGACCTGAGACAAAAG GGAAACCGGAGTTCCTTACTGTACAGTGGGGGATGGAACAAAATTGAGCTAGAAGATATGGACACATCTGATTCAGATTGTGACCAGGACAGAACTGACACTGATTATGGCACAATATGTTGTTCTTGCAGTAAAAAATCTGAATGCAAGACATCTAGATGTGAATGCCAGGCTGTAGGTGTTTCCTGTGGGGTATCATGTGGTTGCCTCCCTAACAAATGCAGCAATAGAGCGGTATCTTCTACCAAGGAAGACAACCAATTGCCCTCATTAGATATTGTAGGTGACGAGGGAAACACATCGGGAACTGATGAAGCTGAGATGCGTCAAACACTAGCATCTCAAGGCGCAATGCTTCTTCAGAATGCACTTTCTGAAAAGCCTATGGAGTCAAAGGATAAGGGTGAAACAAAAAGAAAGCCACTATCTGATATTGGAAACTCCTTG GCGAAATCAAAAGCACCAAAACCCGACAGGCGGAAGAAATGGGGGAAATCTGTTATCCAACTTGTTCCTGCTGCTCCTACAACTCAAGCAAGTAATGCAGATGGCAGTGTTGATGCAGCGGTGACAGAAAACAAGGTTAATGAGATTGATAGTACTTCTCCATTAAAACTACCAAGAGCCATGCGTTCTGCGTTAACAAATGGAAACAACACTTTGAGAGAAAGGAATTCTGAGACTAGTGATCCAGTTATTGACCTGATAACACCTCCAGCTTCTGCTAGAAGTCCTCACAGGCCGGCAAACACATCGGATGGAAAAGAAAATTGA
- the LOC104115686 gene encoding copper transporter 1-like, which produces MSDTMGMAAPPPSINSAAGNNHSRHHMMMHMTFFWGGNAEVLFSGWPGYNNMGMYVLALFFVFLLAFFAEWISHTNYIKESANHVAAGLIQTALYGVRIGLAYLVMLAVMSFNTGIFLVAIAGHTLGFLVFGSRVFKKSPLTAYAKASDLPPISCNC; this is translated from the coding sequence ATGAGTGACACTATGGGTATGGCGGCGCCACCGCCATCAATAAACTCAGCCGCCGGGAACAACCACAGCCGCCACCACATGATGATGCACATGACGTTTTTCTGGGGGGGAAACGCGGAGGTTCTGTTTTCCGGTTGGCCTGGATATAACAATATGGGCATGTATGTGTTGGCACTTTTCTTCGTTTTTCTACTTGCCTTTTTCGCAGAGTGGATCTCACACACCAATTATATTAAAGAGAGTGCTAATCATGTGGCTGCTGGGTTAATTCAGACCGCGTTGTACGGCGTCAGGATTGGGTTGGCTTATTTGGTCATGTTAGCTGTTATGTCGTTCAACACCGGCATTTTTCTGGTGGCAATCGCCGGCCACACGTTAGGGTTCTTAGTTTTTGGTAGTAGGGTTTTTAAGAAATCGCCATTGACGGCTTATGCTAAAGCCTCCGATCTTCCTCCCATCAGTTGTAATTGTTGA